One Helianthus annuus cultivar XRQ/B chromosome 12, HanXRQr2.0-SUNRISE, whole genome shotgun sequence genomic region harbors:
- the LOC110895090 gene encoding uncharacterized protein LOC110895090 isoform X1, whose product MALNTHNSTTTTIKFLCSYGGKILPRYPDGKLRYHGGQTRVLAVHRSISFSELLVKLGELCGTSATLRCQLPTEDLDALVSITSDEDLVNLIEEYDHQSTRQSKSLKIRAFLSPPKRSSPSPSPSPSRSTASGSSSSISTTTHDAGSPKSPLSSAARSPDAAGNRCIYHVSKPPVPYNRSAGKMTCYAYGNPSRSYLVHHGNYWQ is encoded by the exons ATGGCACTTAACACACATaattccaccaccactacaatCAAATTCCTCTGCAGTTACGGCGGCAAAATCCTCCCTCGTTATCCCGACGGCAAGCTCCGCTACCACGGCGGTCAAACTCGCGTCCTCGCCGTTCACCGCTCCATCTCTTTCTCCG AATTACTGGTGAAACTCGGTGAATTGTGTGGAACCTCTGCAACTTTACGTTGTCAATTGCCGACTGAAGACCTAGATGCACTCGTATCCATCACCTCCGATGAAGATCTCGTTAACCTAATCGAAGAATACGATCATCAATCCACTCGTCAATCAAAATCTCTCAAAATCAGAGCATTTTTATCACCTCCGAAGAGATCATCTCCGTCACCGTCACCGTCACCGTCACGTTCCACCGCCTCTGGATCTTCTTCCTCCATCAGCACCACCACACACGACGCCGGATCTCCGAAATCTCCTCTCTCCTCCGCCGCGAGATCTCCGGATGCCGCCGGAAACCGATGTATCTATCATGTTTCAAAGCCGCCGGTTCCGTACAACAGATCAGCCGGAAAGATGACGTGTTATGCGTACGGAAACCCTAGCCGGAGTTATCTTGTGCACCACGGCAACTATTGGCAATAA